A region from the Aegilops tauschii subsp. strangulata cultivar AL8/78 chromosome 5, Aet v6.0, whole genome shotgun sequence genome encodes:
- the LOC141023286 gene encoding DNA topoisomerase 2-like, with amino-acid sequence MANLERPLPSVVDGLKPAQRKVLFCSFKRNLVKETKVSHLAGYVAEHSAYHHGEQSLANTIIGMAQDFVGTNNISLLEPRGLFGTRYSERREYIPSYNPRDIIANLKRLLNGGTVIPMDPWYKGFKGSVKNARAKAAGVTYTITGVIEEVNGTKLKITELPVRSWTVDYKEFLESMCPQSEQENGNEKNKGKGKVKVKEPPFLEKIRSQCDHANVEFEVILILKEFFQLRLEFYARRKAIMLQNIGNEILKLKNRVKFILAVISEDIIVSNRKTAELFLELKQKGYEPFTENFPMSEPVPVGGTEEVDEENEESPAEGAAGVTASDYQYLLAVAIFTFTEEKAQELIAQMNKLEAESESLGKATPEILWLGELDALEKELDVLDGNFEDLDEETTRKPGKNSKGEKAYHPDLSPEHSGSPAAEKPKTTIRKRAPARSKDIFKPTGDSNSRAPSPEKKVRKLRISLFNKKSGSVSQRVASASAGAEDAEAQPVTPRRAAREGKAKAICIDSGSDDDV; translated from the exons ATGGCAAACCTTGAACGCCCGCTACCTTCAGTGGTCGACGGCCTTAAGCCGGCGCAGAGGAAGGTTTTGTTCTGCTCGTTCAAGAGGAATCTGGTGAAAGAAACCAAG GTGTCACACTTGGCTGGTTATGTGGCAGAACACTCGGCGTACCACCATGGCGAGCAGAGTCTAGCCAACACAATTATAGGAATGGCTCAAGATTTTGTCGGTACCAACAATATTAGCCTTTTGGAGCCCCGCGGCCTGTTTGGTACCCGATATTCG gaacggagggagtatatcccAAGCTACAATCCTAGAGACATTATTGCTAATCTGAAAAGGTTGCTAAATGGAGGCACTGTGATACCAATGGACCCTTGGTACAAGGGGTTCAAG GGCTCTGTGAAGAATGCAAGAGCAAAGGCAGCTGGTGTCACGTATACCATCACTGGTGTTATAGAGGAAGTCAATGGCACCAAGCTTAAAATTACTGAGCTTCCCGTCCGCAGCTGGACTGTCGATTACAAAGAATTTCTTGAATCCATGTGTCCTCAAAGTGAACAGGAAAATGGCAATGAGAAGAACAAAGGCAAGGGCAAGGTCAAGGTCAAAGAGCCACCCTTTCTAGAG AAAATTAGATCACAATGTGATCATGCGAATGTGGAGTTTGAGGTGATCTTGA TACTTAAAGAGTTCTTCCAACTGAGGCTCGAATTCTACGCCAGAAgaaag GCAATAATGTTGCAAAATATAGGGAACGAGATATTGAAGCTTAAGAACAGAGTGAAATTTATTCTTGCTGTTATCTCTGAGGACATCATAGTCAGTAACAGGAAGACGGCAGAGCTTTTCCTCGAGCTTAAGCAGAAGGGGTATGAACCTTTCACAGAGAATTTTCCTATGTCCGAGCCGGTTCCCGTAGGAGGTACAGAAGAAGTAGATGAAGAAAATGAAGAGAGTCCTGCTGAAGGTGCAGCAGGAGTTACGGCGAGCGATTATCAGTATCTTCTCGCAGTCGCAATTTTTACCTTTACTGAGGAGAAGGCACAGGAGCTCATCGCACAAATGAATAAATTAGAGGCCGAATCTGAAAGTCTGGGCAAAGCAACTCCAGAAATTCTTTGGCTGGGAGAACTTGATGCCCTTGAAAAGGAACTGGAC GTGCTTGATGGAAATTTTGAAGATTTAGATGAGGAGACAACACGTAAGCCAGGAAAAAACTCCAAAGGCGAGAAGGCTTATCATCCTGACTTGTCTCCAGAACATAGTG GAAGTCCTGCTGCCGAGAAGCCAAAGACTACCATCAGGAAGAGGGCGCCTGCTCGGAGCAAAGATATATTCAAGCCTACCGGCGACAGCAATTCCAGAGCTCCTTCTCCTGAGAAGAAGGTGCGAAAGCTGAGGATCTCCCTCTTCAACAAAAAGAGCGGCTCGGTTTCACAGAGGGTCGCGAGCGCTTCAGCAGGAGCAGAAGATGCCGAGGCTCAGCCAGTTACACCGAGAAGGGCGGCAAGGGAGGGGAAGGCGAAAGCAATCTGCATCGATTCCGGGAGCGACGATGATGTCTAG